From a region of the Nonlabens sp. Hel1_33_55 genome:
- a CDS encoding carboxypeptidase-like regulatory domain-containing protein has translation MKYISFLFFVIVSIAAHAQQATIQGIILNEQQQPIANVNVSIQGSTVGTISNINGYYELKVDPNTSLDLRFSSVSYSSVIVNDLILKAGEILELNPVMKVDVQQIATVIVSATTDRQFSGITTIDPQIIRRIPGAQPGVENILLSLPGVNNNNELSTQYAVRGGNYDENLIYINEIEVYRPFLIRSGQQEGLSVVNTDLVRSVDFSAGGFQAKYGDKLSSVLDLEYRRPTDFSAGIDASLLGANAFVEGTAFAKALTATAGIRYRDNSLFINSRETVSNAVPRFFDAQTYITYRVNPKFELGFLGNIAVNSYDFEPRDRQTNFGTIQEPIAVVIDYQGQEEDQYETYFGALKASYDVNDQLNLRLISSVYHTQEQEHFDILAQYGLGSPNTDIGSRDFGQVDFVTGIGSELEHGRNDLDALIATLEHRGTFVFKKEGNSNDQLDWGIKANIEDIRDRVREYTVVDSAGFNVRPPGGNLRNDEPYTPFTAPLVPFTSINADNEVQISRVQGFAQYSSRGYLGNSEIFWNLGARFHNWTVSGDAFEDSNQTVFSPRGQFAIKPYWQNTDMLFRISTGVYHQPPFYRELRDENGSVVPDVKAQQSVHFVVGNDWSFNWNDRPFKLTSEAYYKNLSDVNTYTLENVRIRYRANNEAKAYAYGLDLRLNGEFIKGTESWISAGYLKTEENLNDRGFISRPTDQRLKFAMLFQDYVPNLPQLRMYLNLVYNTGLPGGSPNYADPYDFQFRLRDYRRADLGINYVFKDEKNDSRTFANFDEFYIGAEIYNIFDNQNSITNIWVRDIASSRQIAIPNFLTPRVLNFRVVARF, from the coding sequence TTGAAATATATATCCTTTCTATTTTTTGTCATTGTTTCCATTGCAGCTCATGCACAGCAAGCAACCATTCAAGGTATTATTCTCAACGAGCAACAGCAGCCTATTGCAAATGTCAATGTGAGTATTCAAGGCAGCACCGTTGGAACCATTAGTAATATCAATGGATATTACGAACTTAAGGTCGATCCTAACACAAGTTTAGATTTACGCTTTTCTAGTGTTTCCTATAGTTCGGTTATTGTAAATGATTTGATTCTTAAGGCTGGCGAAATCCTAGAATTAAATCCTGTGATGAAAGTTGACGTCCAGCAGATAGCAACCGTGATCGTCAGCGCTACTACTGACCGTCAATTTAGCGGTATTACTACTATCGATCCACAAATCATTAGGAGAATTCCAGGTGCACAACCTGGCGTTGAAAACATCCTTTTATCATTACCAGGAGTTAATAATAACAACGAGTTAAGTACACAATATGCCGTGCGCGGTGGTAATTATGACGAGAACCTCATCTACATTAATGAGATTGAGGTATATAGACCTTTCTTAATACGCAGCGGTCAGCAGGAAGGCTTGAGTGTGGTTAATACAGATTTGGTGCGCAGCGTAGATTTTTCTGCAGGTGGTTTTCAGGCCAAGTATGGTGATAAACTCAGCTCGGTTTTGGATCTGGAATACCGCAGACCTACTGATTTTTCGGCTGGTATAGATGCAAGTTTGTTGGGTGCAAATGCGTTTGTTGAGGGTACCGCTTTCGCGAAAGCGTTAACAGCAACAGCAGGAATACGTTATAGAGACAACAGTCTTTTCATCAACTCTAGGGAAACGGTGTCCAATGCCGTCCCGAGATTTTTTGATGCTCAGACCTACATCACTTATCGAGTAAATCCAAAGTTTGAGTTAGGCTTTTTGGGAAACATTGCGGTGAACAGCTATGATTTTGAGCCGCGAGATAGACAAACCAATTTTGGAACCATTCAAGAACCTATTGCAGTAGTCATTGATTATCAGGGCCAAGAAGAGGATCAGTATGAAACTTATTTTGGTGCGTTGAAGGCAAGTTATGATGTCAATGATCAGCTCAATTTACGTTTGATTTCAAGTGTATATCACACTCAAGAGCAAGAGCACTTTGACATTCTTGCCCAATATGGATTAGGTAGTCCCAATACAGATATAGGAAGCAGGGATTTTGGCCAGGTTGATTTTGTTACCGGTATAGGTTCAGAATTGGAGCACGGCCGTAACGATCTAGATGCACTCATCGCAACCCTAGAACATCGCGGGACTTTTGTATTCAAGAAAGAAGGAAATTCTAATGATCAGCTGGATTGGGGAATTAAGGCCAATATTGAAGATATAAGAGATCGAGTTAGAGAATATACCGTCGTAGACAGCGCTGGCTTTAATGTTAGACCACCTGGCGGCAACCTTAGAAATGATGAACCCTACACGCCATTTACGGCGCCATTGGTTCCATTCACTTCTATAAATGCAGATAACGAAGTTCAAATTTCGCGAGTTCAAGGTTTTGCACAATACAGCAGTCGTGGTTACTTGGGAAATAGTGAGATCTTTTGGAATCTAGGTGCGCGTTTTCATAACTGGACTGTGAGCGGTGATGCTTTTGAAGATTCTAATCAGACCGTTTTCTCACCGCGTGGTCAGTTTGCTATTAAACCGTACTGGCAAAATACTGACATGCTTTTCAGGATTTCCACTGGAGTGTATCATCAACCACCTTTTTATAGGGAATTGCGTGATGAAAATGGATCTGTGGTCCCTGATGTCAAAGCCCAACAATCCGTTCATTTTGTGGTTGGAAATGACTGGAGTTTTAATTGGAACGATAGACCTTTCAAATTGACTAGCGAAGCTTATTACAAAAACTTAAGTGATGTCAATACCTATACATTAGAAAATGTCAGAATTAGATATCGAGCAAATAACGAGGCAAAAGCATACGCCTACGGACTAGACTTGAGACTTAATGGAGAGTTCATCAAAGGGACCGAAAGCTGGATCAGTGCTGGTTATCTTAAAACCGAAGAAAACCTAAACGACCGCGGATTCATCTCCAGACCTACAGACCAACGCTTAAAATTTGCAATGTTGTTTCAAGATTACGTTCCCAACTTACCTCAGTTGCGCATGTACTTGAATTTGGTATACAATACTGGATTACCTGGTGGCTCCCCTAATTATGCAGATCCTTACGATTTTCAATTTAGATTGAGAGATTATAGACGTGCAGATTTAGGAATCAATTACGTTTTCAAAGACGAGAAAAACGACAGCAGAACCTTTGCCAACTTTGATGAGTTCTATATAGGTGCAGAGATCTATAACATCTTTGATAATCAGAATAGCATCACAAACATTTGGGTAAGAGACATTGCTAGTAGCAGACAAATTGCCATCCCGAATTTCTTAACTCCAAGAGTTTTGAATTTTAGGGTTGTAGCAAGGTTTTAA
- a CDS encoding M23 family metallopeptidase, which produces MMQRKYVFFLLLGLLLVRFGESQTSQNLPQDYFHHPLDIKLILSGTFGELRSNHFHSGLDIKTNQRTGANVHAAASGYVSRIKIEHYGYGKALYITHPNGYTTVYAHLEKFSPRIEDYVKAKQYANESYEIQLYPGDLELRVDQDEIVAYSGNSGGSGGPHLHFEIRDGAARPMNPMLFGIDVPDSRSPLVKQVKAYPLDAESTINGKNEAQLLRVVPQQGNKFKVEPFSAYGNIGMGVNTSDRLDGANNQNGVFEIKTYFNGSPHFEMTFDKFSFDESRYINQMIDFEHFKKSKSRISRLYIPDGSPLSLYRDTNNNGKLQLYDPGSTHAYKVNITDFKGNDSEILMDITNEAKVEDLSIETPKNLTRIPHNESFSTTLGAFTLTIPKDALYEDAFLNIEQSSDTLKVHYDVIPLHKNMVINYNMAGKSDEDRDKYYIARTTSWGAAYYTSSRLKGNTLSAFTRTLGTYAICKDTKDPTISPVNFKDGQWISKNKTLKLKIDDRDTGIKAYRATVNGKFILMEYDYKTDLLTHNFDDGVVTETDNDLVVIVTDNVGNSSKFEATFRRKE; this is translated from the coding sequence ATGATGCAAAGAAAATATGTCTTTTTCCTGTTACTGGGGTTGTTATTAGTTCGCTTTGGCGAAAGCCAAACTTCACAAAATCTTCCACAGGATTATTTCCATCATCCTCTGGATATCAAGCTTATTCTAAGCGGGACATTTGGTGAGTTACGCTCCAACCATTTTCATAGTGGACTAGATATAAAAACCAATCAGCGAACTGGCGCTAACGTTCATGCTGCTGCATCAGGTTATGTGAGCCGCATTAAAATTGAACACTACGGTTACGGCAAGGCTTTATATATCACACATCCCAATGGTTACACTACCGTTTATGCGCACCTAGAGAAATTTAGTCCAAGAATTGAGGATTATGTGAAAGCAAAGCAATATGCCAATGAAAGTTATGAGATACAGTTATATCCAGGTGATCTAGAATTGCGGGTCGATCAGGATGAAATCGTGGCGTACAGCGGTAATTCTGGCGGTAGCGGTGGACCACATCTACATTTTGAGATACGTGATGGCGCAGCACGCCCCATGAATCCTATGCTTTTTGGCATAGATGTTCCAGATTCTAGAAGTCCTCTCGTGAAGCAAGTCAAAGCATATCCACTGGATGCAGAATCTACCATTAACGGGAAGAACGAGGCGCAATTGTTACGAGTCGTACCACAACAAGGTAATAAATTCAAAGTCGAGCCTTTCTCTGCTTACGGTAACATAGGAATGGGCGTCAACACAAGTGACCGACTTGATGGCGCTAATAATCAGAATGGTGTTTTTGAGATCAAGACCTATTTTAACGGCAGTCCTCATTTTGAAATGACCTTTGACAAATTCTCATTTGATGAATCTAGGTATATCAACCAGATGATTGATTTTGAACACTTCAAAAAAAGTAAAAGTAGAATTTCCAGACTCTACATTCCAGATGGGAGCCCACTAAGTCTATATAGAGACACGAATAACAATGGGAAACTGCAGCTTTATGATCCTGGTTCTACACATGCCTACAAAGTGAATATTACTGACTTCAAAGGAAATGATAGTGAGATCCTGATGGATATCACAAATGAGGCAAAGGTGGAGGACTTGAGTATCGAGACGCCTAAAAATTTAACTCGTATACCTCATAACGAGAGTTTCAGCACAACACTAGGTGCCTTTACGCTTACTATTCCTAAGGATGCTCTTTATGAAGATGCATTTTTGAATATTGAACAATCATCTGACACGCTCAAAGTCCATTATGATGTGATACCACTTCATAAAAATATGGTGATCAATTATAATATGGCTGGTAAATCAGATGAGGATCGCGACAAGTATTATATTGCCCGCACCACGTCATGGGGCGCGGCTTATTATACCTCATCAAGATTGAAAGGAAATACCTTAAGTGCATTTACCAGAACGCTGGGAACTTATGCGATTTGTAAGGACACAAAAGATCCAACCATCTCTCCAGTCAATTTTAAGGATGGTCAATGGATTAGCAAAAACAAAACTCTAAAACTAAAAATTGACGATAGAGATACAGGCATTAAAGCTTACCGCGCAACGGTAAATGGCAAATTTATTTTGATGGAGTACGATTACAAGACTGACCTATTGACCCACAACTTTGACGATGGCGTTGTAACTGAAACCGATAATGATCTCGTAGTGATCGTGACAGACAATGTTGGAAATAGCAGTAAATTTGAAGCTACCTTCCGTCGCAAGGAATAA
- a CDS encoding cell division protein ZapA, translating into MEDKLKIKISIADRVYPLTIDPSREEGLRKAAKSIEAMIKQLEQSYAVRDKQDVLAMCALQFAARSEQHTIDKSDDNEEVQDRLQVLEQLLSQHLS; encoded by the coding sequence TTGGAAGATAAACTCAAGATCAAGATATCAATTGCAGATAGAGTCTATCCTTTGACCATCGATCCTTCTCGTGAGGAAGGATTACGTAAGGCAGCAAAGAGCATCGAGGCGATGATCAAGCAACTAGAGCAAAGTTATGCCGTACGTGATAAGCAAGATGTCCTTGCCATGTGTGCACTGCAGTTTGCAGCGCGGTCTGAGCAACATACCATTGATAAGAGTGACGACAATGAAGAAGTACAGGACCGTTTACAGGTACTGGAACAATTATTGAGTCAACACTTATCATAA
- the rny gene encoding ribonuclease Y produces MDTTTVIIAAIVALIIGLAIGYFIAKAKVEKGKASQLISDAKKEAESIVKDAETKGEKIKSEKTYRAKEKFIELKSQHEKEIMNREKKMSDAEKRTKDKESKVSNELAQNKRLTQSLDSKIKDLDDKREAFSKKQDEVEKLHEQQIKQLEVISGMSGDDAKKQLVESLKDKARTEAMSIIQDTIEEAKLTAQQEARKVIINTIQRIGTEEAVENCVSVFNLESDDVKGRIIGREGRNIRAIEAATGVEIIVDDTPDAIILSCFDSVRREVARLSLHKLVTDGRIHPARIEEVVSKTRKQIDQEIAEVGKRTVIDLGIHGLHPELIKMVGRMKYRSSYGQNLLQHSREVAKLCGTMAAELGLNAKLAKRAGLLHDIGKVPETEDETPHAILGMKLAEKHGEKPEVCNAIGAHHDEIEMTSLLSPIVQVCDAISGARPGARRQVLDSYIQRLKDLEDIAFGFGGVEKAYAIQAGRELRVMVESEKISDEKAGQLSFEISQKIQTDMTYPGQVKVTVIRETRAVNIAK; encoded by the coding sequence ATGGATACTACAACAGTGATTATAGCGGCGATCGTCGCACTCATAATAGGACTAGCAATAGGTTACTTTATAGCCAAAGCCAAAGTCGAGAAAGGAAAAGCTTCACAACTCATAAGTGATGCTAAAAAAGAAGCTGAATCCATCGTTAAAGATGCAGAAACTAAGGGCGAAAAAATTAAATCTGAAAAGACCTATCGAGCCAAAGAGAAATTCATAGAGCTTAAATCCCAGCATGAAAAAGAAATCATGAACAGGGAAAAGAAAATGAGCGATGCAGAGAAACGTACCAAGGATAAGGAATCCAAGGTCTCCAACGAGCTGGCCCAAAATAAGCGATTGACCCAAAGTCTTGATAGTAAAATCAAAGACCTCGACGACAAAAGAGAAGCTTTTTCTAAAAAGCAAGATGAAGTTGAAAAGCTTCACGAGCAGCAGATCAAGCAGCTGGAAGTCATAAGCGGTATGTCTGGTGACGATGCTAAAAAACAATTGGTAGAATCACTAAAAGATAAAGCCAGAACAGAGGCGATGTCTATTATTCAGGATACTATTGAAGAAGCTAAACTTACCGCACAACAGGAAGCTCGTAAGGTGATCATCAATACAATACAAAGAATAGGTACGGAAGAAGCAGTTGAAAACTGTGTATCGGTTTTTAATCTGGAAAGCGATGACGTTAAAGGTAGAATCATTGGTCGAGAAGGTCGAAATATTAGAGCTATTGAGGCAGCTACTGGTGTCGAGATCATCGTTGATGATACACCAGACGCTATCATCTTAAGTTGTTTTGATAGTGTGCGCCGCGAGGTAGCAAGATTGTCCTTACACAAATTGGTTACAGACGGTAGAATTCACCCAGCCAGAATTGAAGAAGTGGTGAGCAAAACCAGAAAACAAATTGATCAAGAAATTGCAGAAGTTGGTAAGAGAACGGTAATCGATCTAGGAATTCACGGTTTGCATCCAGAATTGATTAAGATGGTAGGTAGAATGAAGTACAGATCTTCCTACGGTCAGAACCTTTTACAACACAGTAGAGAAGTAGCTAAACTTTGTGGAACCATGGCTGCAGAATTAGGCCTCAATGCAAAACTTGCCAAACGTGCTGGACTATTACATGATATAGGTAAAGTCCCAGAAACCGAAGATGAAACACCTCACGCTATCCTAGGTATGAAACTTGCTGAAAAGCACGGTGAAAAACCTGAGGTTTGTAATGCCATAGGAGCACACCACGACGAGATTGAAATGACTTCTTTGTTATCACCTATAGTTCAAGTATGTGATGCGATAAGCGGTGCACGACCAGGTGCTAGAAGACAAGTGTTAGATAGTTACATCCAGCGATTGAAAGACCTTGAGGATATAGCCTTTGGCTTTGGTGGTGTGGAAAAAGCCTATGCTATCCAGGCAGGACGTGAACTGAGAGTCATGGTAGAAAGCGAAAAAATATCTGATGAAAAAGCAGGTCAGTTGTCCTTTGAAATCTCACAGAAAATCCAGACAGACATGACTTATCCAGGTCAGGTAAAAGTGACTGTGATTAGGGAAACCAGAGCAGTGAATATTGCGAAGTAA
- a CDS encoding aldo/keto reductase — protein sequence MKTLKFTNGDQMDAIGLGTWKSSDEKVKDAIKMALNNGYRHIDCAATYGNEAAIGEAFNEVFSEGKIKREDVWITSKLWNNAHLPKDVKPALEKTLKDLQLDYLDLYLMHWPVAFKPDVSNPSGPEDFLSPEEAPIIDTWEAMTKLKNDGLTKHVGVSNFSVEKLNDLLAKTDDVPEMNQVELHPLLQQDKLFEFCSNKGIHMTAYSPLGSGDRSDGMKQDNEPNMMELDTVQALAKKHKVEPGQILIAWSHQRGTAVIPKSTSEGHIKSNIASAAVNFDKQDLKDLADLDRHYRYVTGKFFEVPEKGYKDIYDEN from the coding sequence ATGAAAACTTTAAAATTTACAAATGGCGACCAAATGGATGCCATAGGTCTGGGAACCTGGAAATCATCTGATGAAAAAGTAAAAGACGCCATAAAAATGGCATTAAATAATGGCTACAGACATATCGACTGTGCAGCCACATATGGAAATGAAGCCGCGATAGGTGAAGCATTCAATGAAGTATTCTCTGAAGGAAAAATTAAAAGAGAAGACGTATGGATCACATCAAAATTGTGGAACAATGCGCATTTACCTAAAGACGTTAAGCCAGCTTTAGAAAAGACGCTTAAGGACTTGCAATTAGACTACCTTGATCTATACTTAATGCACTGGCCCGTTGCCTTCAAACCAGATGTAAGTAATCCATCTGGACCGGAAGACTTTTTATCACCAGAAGAAGCGCCCATCATCGATACCTGGGAAGCTATGACTAAATTGAAAAATGACGGTTTAACAAAGCACGTAGGTGTATCTAACTTCTCCGTTGAAAAGCTTAATGACCTTTTAGCCAAAACAGACGATGTTCCTGAAATGAATCAGGTAGAACTACATCCATTGCTACAACAGGACAAGTTGTTTGAATTTTGTAGTAATAAAGGAATTCATATGACGGCCTATTCACCTCTAGGTAGCGGAGATCGATCTGATGGAATGAAGCAAGACAATGAACCTAATATGATGGAGCTGGATACGGTACAAGCTCTAGCCAAGAAACACAAAGTAGAACCTGGACAGATTTTAATTGCCTGGTCTCACCAACGTGGTACCGCTGTGATTCCTAAATCTACCAGTGAAGGACATATCAAATCCAACATCGCATCTGCAGCAGTTAATTTTGATAAACAAGACTTAAAAGATCTAGCCGATTTAGACAGACATTATCGATATGTGACTGGAAAATTCTTTGAAGTACCTGAAAAAGGATACAAGGATATTTATGACGAAAACTAG
- the xerD gene encoding site-specific tyrosine recombinase XerD — MNWIRHIADFKLYLRLERGLSDNTIKAYIRDLKKLASWIEDRELQADPVTITTTIIKDFIYHIASEIKPTTQARIISSLKGFFNYLQMEEYRVDNPTETIDTPRTGRKLPDTLSVDEIDKLINAINRSTPHGERNRAILETLYACGLRVSELTALKISDLYFEEGVILVTGKGDKQRYVPIGSSTVSIINDYIKLVRTHIPVKPKHTDTLFLNRRGSGLTRAMIFTIIQDLKEIVGLKKKISPHTFRHSFATHLLENGADLRSIQAMLGHESITTTEIYVHVNRTYLKEVLEKYHPRASY, encoded by the coding sequence GTGAATTGGATTAGACATATCGCAGACTTTAAACTATACCTAAGACTAGAACGAGGTCTGTCTGACAATACGATTAAAGCATACATAAGAGATCTCAAAAAACTTGCTAGTTGGATTGAGGATCGAGAACTTCAAGCAGATCCAGTCACCATAACCACGACTATTATAAAAGATTTTATATACCATATCGCTAGTGAGATAAAACCAACCACTCAAGCACGTATCATTAGCAGTCTCAAAGGGTTTTTCAATTATCTTCAAATGGAAGAATACCGTGTTGACAACCCAACCGAAACTATTGATACGCCGCGAACTGGAAGAAAATTACCTGACACTTTGAGCGTCGATGAAATTGATAAACTAATCAACGCCATAAATAGATCGACACCACACGGTGAGCGCAACCGTGCAATTTTAGAAACCTTATATGCATGTGGATTGCGCGTTTCAGAGCTTACCGCTCTCAAGATAAGCGACCTTTATTTTGAAGAAGGAGTCATTCTCGTGACTGGTAAAGGTGATAAACAAAGGTATGTACCCATTGGATCTTCTACCGTTTCTATTATTAATGACTATATAAAATTAGTTCGCACCCATATTCCCGTTAAACCTAAGCATACCGATACTCTGTTTCTAAACCGGCGCGGCAGTGGTCTTACAAGAGCTATGATCTTTACTATCATTCAAGATTTGAAAGAAATTGTAGGCCTTAAGAAGAAGATAAGTCCGCATACTTTTAGGCATTCTTTTGCAACTCACCTTTTGGAAAACGGTGCTGACTTGAGATCTATTCAAGCCATGTTGGGACATGAAAGTATCACGACCACAGAGATTTATGTCCACGTCAATCGCACTTATCTTAAAGAAGTATTGGAAAAATACCATCCACGTGCCAGTTATTAA
- a CDS encoding porin family protein: MKKVLAIAVVALGSIGFAQAQEIDFGVQVGYNIANLQGDDVEDVDARNGINIGLTGEYEFGPSFGLLVGAIYSQQGAEGNGVTLKLDYINVPVLAKFYLGGSGFSIDAGPQIGFNVKDEVEVDRGIFEGSTSDFDAESIDLSIGGGLTYKFREGSTLEGLSLGGRYMVGVSNIYEDNDTFSDDVTNQVFSINLGYKF, translated from the coding sequence ATGAAAAAAGTATTAGCAATTGCAGTAGTAGCTTTAGGATCCATAGGATTTGCACAAGCACAGGAAATTGATTTCGGTGTACAAGTTGGATACAATATCGCAAACCTTCAAGGCGATGACGTAGAAGATGTAGATGCACGTAATGGTATCAACATTGGGCTTACAGGTGAGTATGAATTTGGTCCTAGTTTTGGACTTTTAGTGGGAGCTATATATTCTCAACAAGGTGCAGAAGGTAATGGTGTAACCTTAAAATTAGATTATATCAATGTACCAGTACTTGCTAAATTTTATTTGGGCGGTTCTGGATTTTCAATTGATGCTGGACCACAAATAGGATTCAATGTTAAGGATGAAGTTGAAGTGGATAGAGGTATTTTCGAAGGATCAACTTCTGATTTTGATGCAGAATCTATTGACCTAAGCATTGGTGGCGGATTGACATATAAATTTAGAGAAGGAAGTACTCTGGAAGGATTATCATTAGGTGGTAGATACATGGTAGGTGTCTCTAATATCTATGAAGATAATGATACATTTAGTGACGATGTTACTAACCAAGTATTTTCAATCAACTTGGGATATAAGTTCTAG
- a CDS encoding porin family protein, with protein sequence MKTIISTAVLLMAALFSQAQFSGGDVTVAPHIGLALGTYSTDDNVTYNYREALAVGASLDYYFSDRWSLRSGLFYAPIGAEDDFDNVDKLNYLSIPVNANWHFGSRRNWYLNFGFSAKFLLSAKGELSTGEEIDLENFIKSTDFGLDLGIGYRFNVNENFMLFGEVQGYGGFIDVLDINDVVTPELRNSSSTINFGAIFKL encoded by the coding sequence ATGAAAACAATTATCTCAACCGCTGTTCTATTGATGGCAGCACTTTTTTCTCAAGCACAATTCTCTGGAGGAGATGTCACAGTAGCGCCTCATATAGGTCTAGCATTAGGAACTTACAGTACTGATGACAACGTAACCTATAATTACCGTGAAGCACTAGCTGTGGGCGCCTCGCTTGATTATTACTTTAGCGACAGATGGAGCTTAAGATCTGGATTGTTTTATGCACCTATTGGAGCTGAAGATGATTTTGATAACGTGGATAAATTGAATTATTTATCCATTCCAGTAAATGCTAATTGGCATTTTGGAAGTCGTCGTAACTGGTATTTGAATTTTGGTTTTTCTGCAAAATTCTTGTTGAGTGCAAAAGGAGAGCTTTCCACAGGTGAAGAGATAGATCTTGAAAACTTTATCAAATCAACTGATTTTGGCTTGGATTTAGGTATAGGATATAGATTTAACGTGAACGAAAACTTTATGCTCTTTGGAGAAGTACAAGGATATGGAGGATTCATTGATGTATTAGACATTAATGATGTCGTTACTCCAGAACTTAGAAACAGTTCATCAACCATCAATTTTGGCGCTATATTCAAGTTGTAA
- the aroQ gene encoding type II 3-dehydroquinate dehydratase, translating to MKLLIINGPNLNLLGKRQPEIYGSTTFEQFFADLQFHFQEIELASFQSNVEGELINKLHEAQEENFDGVIINPGAYTHTSLAIADAVSSIETAVVEVHISNVMDREEIRHISMISKNAAGTIAGFGLDGYKLAIQSFLNMRDK from the coding sequence ATGAAATTACTTATAATAAATGGTCCCAACCTGAACTTGTTGGGAAAGCGCCAGCCAGAAATTTACGGGTCTACCACTTTTGAACAGTTTTTTGCAGATCTTCAATTTCATTTTCAAGAAATAGAGCTTGCAAGCTTCCAGTCGAATGTGGAAGGTGAGTTGATCAATAAACTGCACGAGGCACAAGAGGAAAACTTTGATGGTGTCATCATAAATCCTGGTGCGTACACACACACATCGCTAGCAATAGCAGACGCAGTTTCATCCATTGAAACCGCCGTGGTTGAGGTTCATATTTCTAATGTGATGGATCGCGAAGAAATCAGACATATATCAATGATTTCAAAGAATGCTGCTGGAACGATTGCCGGATTTGGCCTGGATGGCTACAAACTAGCTATCCAATCTTTTTTGAACATGAGAGATAAATAA
- a CDS encoding NINE protein, with protein MKFKLTLALMSIFMLAGSFSYASFPVERNIVTTVNATTNIEETETVLSSPAAVDWSEDQTIAFVLWIIPITGFLAGHRWFLGSPWYWNLAFILTGGFFLVGWIIDGIDIITGRYPGL; from the coding sequence ATGAAATTCAAACTTACTCTTGCCTTGATGAGCATCTTTATGCTTGCAGGCTCATTTAGCTACGCATCGTTTCCAGTAGAACGTAATATTGTAACTACAGTTAACGCTACTACTAACATTGAAGAAACCGAAACTGTTTTAAGTTCACCAGCTGCTGTAGACTGGTCAGAAGATCAAACCATCGCATTTGTGCTGTGGATTATTCCTATTACAGGATTCTTGGCAGGTCACCGTTGGTTCCTCGGTAGCCCATGGTATTGGAATCTAGCATTTATCTTAACTGGTGGTTTCTTCCTTGTAGGTTGGATCATTGATGGTATAGACATCATTACTGGAAGATATCCTGGTCTATAA